The Synchiropus splendidus isolate RoL2022-P1 chromosome 1, RoL_Sspl_1.0, whole genome shotgun sequence genome includes a window with the following:
- the gfi1b gene encoding zinc finger protein Gfi-1b has translation MPRSFLVKNKRSFIVHRSYEDETREVINEEIETESRDFSDRSTSEEPCQSDSAAKEDTEAECPLPVHPEPTRPSVVSTQPFYLSESPLAEFPPYYKSSYAWEQVPPSYQLTFSPRVLQHASSLYSSHINRSPPRQQPLDCSTHYSPTSNTYHCITCDKVFSTPHGLEVHVRRSHSGTRPFGCSICRKTFGHAVSLEQHMNVHSQEKSFECKMCGKSFKRSSTLSTHLLIHSDTRPYPCQYCGKRFHQKSDMKKHTYIHTGEKPHKCQVCGKAFSQSSNLITHSRKHTGFKPFGCDICSKGFQRKVDLRRHHESQHGMK, from the exons ATGCCACGATCGTTTCTGGTGAAAAACAAACGATCATTTATCGTTCATCGATCATATGAAGACGAGACGAGAGAAGTTATAAATGAAG AAAtcgagacagagagcagagacTTCTCAGACAGATCCACATCTGAGGAACCATGTCAATCAGACTCCGCGGCAAAGGAGGACACTGAGGCCGAGTGCCCCCTGCCAGTCCACCCTGAACCCACAAGACCCTCAGTGGTCTCCACACAGCCGTTCTACCTGTCAG AGTCTCCCTTGGCTGAATTTCCTCCTTACTACAAGTCATCATATGCCTGGGAGCAGGTTCCCCCCTCCTACCAGTTGACCTTCAGTCCACGGGTGCTTCAACATGCGAGTAGCCTCTACAGCAGTCACATCAACCGCAGTCCACCACGACAACAGCCCCTGGACTGCAGCACACACTACTCTCCCACCTCCAACACTTACCACTGCATCACCTGCGACAAG GTGTTTTCAACACCGCATGGCCTGGAGGTCCACGTTAGGAGGTCGCACAGTGGGACACGGCCGTTTGGGTGCAGCATCTGCCGAAAAACATTTGGACATGCTGTCAGTTTAGAGCAGCATATGAATGTCCACTCTCAG GAAAAAAGTTTTGAGTGCAAGATGTGTGGGAAGTCGTTCAAGCGCTCCTCCACCTTGTCCACTCACCTGCTCATCCACTCGGACACCCGGCCTTACCCCTGCCAGTACTGCGGCAAGAGGTTCCACCAGAAGTCAGACATGAAGAAGCACACATACATCCACACCG GTGAGAAACCCCATAAATGCCAAGTGTGTGGCAAAGCCTTCAGCCAGAGCTCCAACCTGatcacacacagcagaaaacaCACGGGATTCAAACCTTTCGGATGTGACATTTGCTCTAAAGGCTTCCAGCGCAAGGTTGACCTCCGCCGACACCATGAGAGTCAACATGGCATGAAGTGA